A stretch of Brassica rapa cultivar Chiifu-401-42 chromosome A08, CAAS_Brap_v3.01, whole genome shotgun sequence DNA encodes these proteins:
- the LOC103836544 gene encoding uncharacterized protein LOC103836544 — protein sequence MNRLRGRGAWILGSAAMPHLKKRAQNSLVALQDSYLSTKDLLERQRVVFTVATSVASVATAWIGYSLRHYNETRIDQRLESIENAMKHTHELERGELKELVDPVGSRFTSTIAAAGTTLIIGYGLGWRGGIWYANRKFKREQMRLAGQLKPREWKLLLGRIKPRAWPTSRFLRRPFPRQTKTSTTENALKTPPPEGAA from the exons ATGAATCGGCTGAGAGGCCGAGGGGCATGGATTCTAGGTTCCGCAGCTATGCCTCATCTGAAGAAGAGAGCCCAGAACTCATTGGTCGCCCTCCAAGACTCTTATCTCTCCACCAAG GATTTGCTGGAGAGGCAGAGGGTGGTGTTTACAGTTGCAACTTCTGTTGCATCTGTTGCTACCGCTTGGATTG GTTATTCATTACGCCACTACAATGAAACTAGGATCGATCAGAGGCTGGAATCCATTGAGAATGCG ATGAAACACACCCATGAATTGGAACGAGGAGAACTCAAGGAGCTTGTTGATCCAGTCGGTTCCAGGTTCACTTCAACAATTGCCGCCGCTGGAACCACTTTGATCATCGG GTATGGGTTGGGATGGCGTGGAGGGATATGGTATGCAAACAGGAAGTTTAAGAGAGAACAAATGAGATTGGCTGGGCAGTTAAAACCGAGAGAATGGAAGTTATTGTTAGGGAGGATAAAACCCCGAGCTTGGCCTACCTCAAGGTTCCTCAGACGACCATTCCCAAGGCAGACCAAAACATCAACAACAGAAAATGCTTTGAAGACACCACCACCTGAGGGTGCGGCTTGA
- the LOC103836545 gene encoding transcription initiation factor TFIID subunit 6, with product MGIVPKETIEVTAQSIGITNLSPEAALMLAPDVEYRVREIMQEAIKCMRHSKRTTLTASDVDGALNLRSLEPSYGFASGGPFRFRKAIGHQDLFYTDDREVDFKDVIESPLPKAPLDAGVVCHWLAIEGVQPAIPENATLEVIRAPADNKIYEHKDGPLIDVRLPVKHVLSRELQLYFQKIAELTVSKSSPALFKKALVSLASDSGLHPLVPYFTNFIADEVSRGLNDFLLLFNLMHVVRSLLQNPHIHIEPYLHQLMPSIVTCLVSRKLGNRFADNHWELRDFTANLVSLICKRFGNTCITLQSRLTKTLVNAFLDPKKALTQHYGAIQGLSALGHTVVRLLILSNLEPYLSLLEPELDAEKQKNQMKSYEAWRVYGALLRAAGLCIHDRLKVFPNLPSPSPSFLHKGKGKIINAEPRKRKLSADSSENQPPHKRLITTDGPDVLRPQDRTGPAPMHVDKPIGNYNLPQNSAQPSSSEQASDGESRNGKEKERGKSRAISMKAILGQIWKDDLDSGRLLVKLQQLYGDRILPFIPSTEMSVFL from the exons ATGGGCATTGTACCTAAGGAAACGATTGAGGTTACAGCACAGAGTATTGGGATTACCAATTTGTCACCTGAGGCTGCACTCATGCTTGCTCCTGATGTTGAGTATCGTGTTCGTGAGATCATGCAG GAAGCTATCAAGTGCATGCGTCACTCAAAGAGAACGACTTTAACAGCTTCGGATGTTGATGGTGCTCTCAACTTAAGGAGCCTTGAG CCGTCATATGGCTTTGCCTCAGGAGGACCATTTCGTTTTAGAAAAGCTATTGGGCATCAGGATTTGTTCTACACTGATGACAGAGAGGTGGATTTCAAAGAT GTGATTGAGTCCCCACTACCGAAAGCTCCCCTTGATGCTGGAGTTGTCTGTCACTGGCTGGCTATTGAAGGAGTGCAGCCAGCTATCCCAGAAAATGCTACTTTAGAAG TCATCAGAGCACCTGCAgataacaaaatatatgaacACAAGGATGGACCTCTTATAGACGTTAGGCTACCAGTGAAGCATGTACTATCTAGAGAACTTCAG TTATACTTCCAAAAGATTGCTGAACTTACAGTGAGCAAGTCAAGTCCTGCTCTGTTTAAAAAAGCATTAGTGAGCTTGGCTTCAGACTCAGGACTTCATCCTCTGGTTCCATATTTTACAAATTTCATTGCTGATGAG GTATCACGTGGTTTAAATGACTTCCTACTCCTGTTTAATCTAATGCACGTTGTTAGAAGTCTTCTACAGAATCCTCATATACACATAGAACCTTAT CTGCACCAGTTGATGCCATCTATTGTAACATGCCTTGTATCGAGAAAGCTTGGCAATAGATTTGCCGATAACCACTGGGAGCTTCGAGATTTTACAGCGAATCTAGTTTCACTGATATGTAAAAG GTTTGGAAACACTTGCATTACCCTTCAGTCTCGTCTTACGAAAACTTTAGTCAATGCATTTTTGGACCCAAAGAAAGCTTTGACGCAGCACTATGGGGCAATTCAAGGATTATCAGCTTTGGGGCACACTGTT GTACGCCTTCTTATTCTGTCAAATCTCGAACCGTATCTAAGTCTTCTCGAACCAGAACTGGATGCTGAGAAGCAAAAGAACCAAATGAAGAGCTATGAAGCCTGGCGTGTGTATGGGGCCTTGCTG CGTGCTGCAGGCCTGTGCATACATGATAGGCTAAAAGTCTTCCCAAATTTACCATCCCCTTCACCAAGTTTCCTCCATAAGGGAAAGGGAAAAATAATCAATGCTGAGCCAC GTAAGCGGAAGCTGAGTGCTGATTCTTCAGAAAACCAGCCACCCCATAAAAGATTGATAACTACAGATGGTCCAGATGTGTTACGACCACAAGATCGCACCGGTCCAGCTCCAATGCATGTAGATAAACCGATAGGAAATTACAATCTGCCACAAAACTCTGCTCAACCATCCTCATCAGAACAAGCTTCTGATGGTGAAAGCAGAAACGGAAAGGAGAAAGAAAGAGGCAAGAGCCGGGCTATTTCCATGAAAGCAATCCTTGGTCAGATATGGAAAGACGATCTTGATTCTGGACGGCTCTTGGTGAAACTGCAACAGCTCTATGGTGATAGGATTCTTCCTTTTATCCCTTCTACAGAGATGTCAGTATTCCTCTAA